One Glycine soja cultivar W05 chromosome 2, ASM419377v2, whole genome shotgun sequence genomic region harbors:
- the LOC114392782 gene encoding zinc finger AN1 and C2H2 domain-containing stress-associated protein 16-like, with protein MGTPEFPDLGKHCAVSDCKLIDFLPFTCDRCDQVYCLEHRSYIKHLCTKADKQDVTVVICPLCAKGVRLVPDQDPNITWENHVNTECDPSNYEKVTKKKKCPVPGCREILVFSNTIKCRDCTVEHCLKHRFGPDHKCPGPKNVESSFSFMNLLNGSKKQESKPKSSATTSSKWSTSFLNAASNIRASAEAGVSKLSAWQTARGGVGQSHSSGQVEQCPQCGAKFSSVTTLVDHVQKVHERSGNRSGAKVTIDVCPKCSRGFRDPVALVEHVEKDHGGSSRS; from the exons ATGGGAACTCCAGAATTCCCAGATCTGGGAAAGCACTGTGCTGTGTCCGATTGCAAGCTCATCGATTTCTTGCCCTTCACCTGCGATCGCTGCGACCAG GTGTATTGTTTGGAGCACAGAAGTTATATTAAACATTTGTGTACAAAAGCTGACAAGCAAGATGTCACAGTAGTTATATGTCCACTTTGTGCCAAAGGAGTTCGCCTAGTTCCTGATCAAGATCCAAACATAACTTGGGAGAATCATGTCAACACCGAGTGCGACCCATCGAATTACGAGAAAgtcacaaagaagaaaaaatgcccTGTCCCTGGATGCAGAGAGATATTAGTATTCTCAAACACAATTAAGTGCAGGGACTGCACAGTAGAGCATTGTTTAAAGCATCGGTTTGGACCTGATCATAAATGTCCTGGTCCCAAAAATGTGGAATCAAGTTTTTCATTCATGAATCTTTTGAATGGGAGTAAAAAGCAGGAGTCCAAACCCAAGTCAAGCGCAACCACATCATCTAAATGGAGTACAAGCTTTCTTAATGCGGCTTCTAACATTCGAGCTTCGGCTGAGGCTGGTGTCTCAAAGTTGAGTGCCTGGCAGACAGCAAGGGGTGGGGTGGGTCAGAGCCATAGCAGTGGTCAAGTGGAGCAATGCCCTCAGTGTGGTGCCAAGTTTTCCTCAGTTACTACTTTGGTGGACCATGTGCAAAAAGTTCACGAGAGGAGTGGCAACCGATCTGGAGCGAAGGTTACAATTGATGTTTGTCCAAAATGTAGTAGAGGATTTCGAGATCCTGTGGCCCTAGTGGAACATGTTGAGAAGGATCACGGTGGAAGTTCTAGATCATAG